The window cttaaaatttttagaCTTTCAATAGCTTTCAAGTCATAATAAAATCGCCAGTGTACTTAGAATATGGCAAAAAACGCGATACGATTCCGTgccgttttattgtgattgatagagagactaacacgtgactaaCGCATTGGTTTTTCGTTCGAAAATTAAAtgacatcgacttacgagtcccGTTTTTGATACATTCTAAGAGGGTTATAATGTTGAGGCTAGCCGCAGCAGCTCAATAGTTCATAACACACTACAATAAGGACTTTCTGTGCCTACATTTATTAGACTATAGACTGTCTATAAATGTCTGTCTGTGTATGAATCAGAGGGATTGCACAAAACAAAGATAAAGAGCTATCGGGAATTTCTATGAAATCTTTAACTGTGtatgtacaaataatattattagtgtatATAACGAAGCATATGATTCAAAGAAACAATTCTATTGAAATTATTTCAGCATCTTACTGCGGAATAGTATGATGATAATTGTCTAAAACGTTTAAAGCCCGCAACTAAACAATTAGGCTaagcattaaatttaattatggcGGTAATGAGCTGCGGCAAATGGCGCCCACACAATGCAACAACAATTTATCAGTTGTATTGTCAGCATTCGCGGTAAAATTACAGCAATAAACTATCAGCCTCGCGTGTCGAAATCGCAACGTGTCAGGATACGTGTGGTAAAAAAGAGGAATATAATTCGAAATAATATCGGTTTGAAAATGGAATCGTTAAAAATGTTATCGATTCGTTATTTTAAGTTTACATCTCTACAAAGGAAAATGTACAATTCGAAatcaatatttgaaaatgaaattaaaataaaaagttagatTCATCATAGAAATGCAACGATAAAAAAGAAAGTTACAATTTAAAGTACATATCAGTTTAAACATGcacttacatataaataaatacttacatagGACATAGGTTAACAACATCACTCAACTTATCAATGTTGATATAACacctgtttttaatttttaatcctACCACCTACAAAAAGTTTATCTTTCTATAAAACCtaacatacattatttataatggccataataaaataagatgaACTATTGAGCTATTTTCGAATAGCAATCTGTCAATGACAAAAGCAGTTCCCTTCGTTCGacgtacaataaaataattataccttactctttattaaattattctcaaAAGACCTTTAAGTTTAGGCGGATTAGGTTCTTTATAGTACAGGGtagcaaatatatttcattacaacAAAAATTAGGCAATAAATAAAGGGTTAAATAGAATGAACTGCCCACAAAGAATCCTTTGTTTAACCTATTTCCAGAAGGAGTATGTCTAAACGACTGTAAGCTAGTGCTAGTACTAACCTTATATCAGCAATGAAATATGGTTTAATTTTGCTGTAATTACGTCACAAATTCAACTTTAGAATTCCCAGTTGCTACTCGAGGCTTAGCGAGGCTCGTTAGGAGATTGACTGCGATTAATCTTTTTTACTTATCTTAaatttttctatgtatttaatttattttaagtttataaacaTAACATCGATTTGGGATCGGGGCAACGATTTTTACGTATATATTAGAAAggacttgttttattttaagaataagaTAGCCTGATGCAAATCCTTTTTTTAGGAATCAATTCCaggcatacatacatacatacataacatcacgcatttatccccgaaggggtatgcagaggcgcaactagggcacccacttttcgccaagtatgttccgtcccatgatgtgatagggggcgagcctatcgccatatcgggcacaaattccagactcgggctgatactgagtagaaaaacccaaatatcactttgcccgacccgggattcgaacccaggacctcagagcgctattgtaccggacatgcaatacaactacgccaccgaggcagtcaattccaggcaaattgtttaaaataacctaCACAGTCCTGCGCGCGCAACTTCGGAATCGAATTCGGAGCTCCCTGCCACCTATGCACGCAGCCCAAAAATAACCGCTCATTGCACTTCTTGCAGCAAGAACTACCATATACATTACACtaatgacaatattaaaatagttttatacacAATCGACTTGCCGCAAGTCCAGcaagtttaaaaatttacaaacagCTTGCCGTGACTGTTCACTCGGTAAAAATAGCTTACGGAAGTCTACTTATGCAAGTCTTCTCCTACCTGGCTAATTATATGTGTATACTGTCATACTCACAATACAAAACTTGGAGTCATGCGGGCAGTCCTCGAGTCGTGCGGCGCTGTGGTTGTTACAGGGTGTGATGGAGCCGACCCCATCGCTGTACTGGCCGCATTTCCAGCATTTGATGGCGCTGGCAGCCACCGCGAGCGACATCAGCAGCACCGCCGTCGCTAACCTGCTTGAGCTCAACATCTGGAAAGAAAGAAATTGATattacagtcagcaacaaaagctGAACAAATGCAAGATTGTAAATTGACTTTAAACTTTCGTGTctgtataacaatttttttgttcacTAAAGTAAACTTCATAGAGTTTactttttagataaaaataatattttaattatagttaatgTGTAGgagcgttttgaagtttttggtttcagctacttttgtggctaacAGTACAAGTGGTAAAAGAAAATGgacagttaataatattttcaactcccttttattcaaatttaaggCAGGTTAGTGAACCCGcctttagataaaaataatattttaattaaagttaatgtaTAGAAgcgttttgtagtttttaatgtgttcagctacttttgtggctaactGTACAAGTGGTAAAAGAAAATGAATAGTTAATATTTTCGactccttattttttttatattaaggcaGATTAGTTTTCCCGCTTTCGCCTCGcgtcaccgctcggtgtcataaaatgcgtgccactgccgaCCTTTGGCTTAAAGGTGTCAGTAATGGGTGTGAGGAAGTTTAAGTCGTAAGTTGTAAAGGGTAAAGGTAATATCataatgaaaactattttaGTGCAGTTGTGGACACATGTTATTTTCAGTTAATACTGTAATTAAAACTCTTTTAGGACGGTTAAATGGACAATTAACTTCATCTTCAAGCTATTATTTATTCGGTTGATAAATCGAAACGTCCTTAACTAATTCAGTATATAATCCAAAATTCCATGGCgcatagataaaatataatatgtatgtaccaTGCCAATTTCGGAAAACGGTCGGATAAGGAACGCGTGGGACCGTTAAGTGTACCGTAATCTGGGGAAGGACTGTGATATGTAAGGATACACACTGACAGGCGTGCTAAGCCtcaacaaagagaatataacacCACGATAGATACCTAAACGGACTATCGCCTAGATACAGACAGTC of the Manduca sexta isolate Smith_Timp_Sample1 chromosome 18, JHU_Msex_v1.0, whole genome shotgun sequence genome contains:
- the LOC119189673 gene encoding uncharacterized protein LOC119189673, whose protein sequence is MLSSSRLATAVLLMSLAVAASAIKCWKCGQYSDGVGSITPCNNHSAARLEDCPHDSKFCIKYVSELTIVRDCVPTCSEKEWWGARTYCCDSDECNGSFARTASAPALLLALSALIFAR